From a region of the Marinomonas mediterranea MMB-1 genome:
- a CDS encoding bifunctional diguanylate cyclase/phosphodiesterase encodes MTSIKKNIWLTFYITATIWLLFFGAATYVSYQTVYDEYTAEQKKLMTLTSNSLQSLFRQYEVLLDLITKEMKIENGLPDKRKAQAIMDTIIDVDPSMVGVGLFTPDGEAYVASSGITLPPKFNILAQKENRESFLRTLKEEHMVLGRTYQSKVLNTIAFPLRKAMRDKDGKVVFVLSTVVDLNKAFDFLINKKNTQFSSDLYIFREHDHYFQMVLTKGLVDPSIYSYQIPDSERSRAIESLESELGISYQTIKDKELDIIIDSHQPTLDANNPSDENTKAVSKYIPDYGLWVEAKIDDASIRSLFLNKAKTLIIVFVGSLLFIFILFRGIAISEQRKKAALQYQANHDYLTELHNRYYLDQQLVRSGTETPFFMIFIDLDNFKAINDGYGHELGDKVLKSVAQRLKVFVSDSDLLIRYSGDEFIIVVYNEIHQTIVTRCENILSSFEQPCVIDDYSFVLSASIGVAAYPEDGTDLDELKRYADLAMYESKKTLNTITFFQEDFREAYKYRAQMEQELKQAIVLDEFYMVYQPQIMRNGGLFGVEALVRWENKTLGMVPPDKFIPVAESSGAILAIGDFIIERSFQDIVEVQRDTGINISVSINISIKQFQHKHFLNKLVKLIEKHAFIYVELVLEVTENLFIDDVIGIQAIMHKIKSKGIRISLDDFGTGYSSLSLLSHLPIDELKIDKSFISEITTDPKTRAMVEGIIAIAQQLNFTTVVEGVETEEQRQILQSLECDIFQGYHFSKPLKVHDLKTFIQSPTVIVSPTPPGISPPDTSPPHNE; translated from the coding sequence ATGACTTCTATTAAAAAGAACATCTGGCTCACCTTTTACATCACCGCAACAATATGGCTCCTCTTTTTTGGCGCCGCGACGTATGTCAGCTACCAAACGGTCTACGATGAGTACACTGCAGAGCAGAAGAAGTTAATGACGTTAACGTCCAATTCGCTGCAATCCTTGTTTCGCCAGTACGAAGTTCTTTTGGATCTGATAACAAAGGAAATGAAGATCGAGAACGGTCTCCCAGACAAGCGCAAGGCACAAGCAATTATGGATACCATCATTGACGTTGATCCATCCATGGTTGGGGTTGGCCTTTTTACGCCCGACGGCGAAGCTTATGTCGCATCATCAGGGATTACACTCCCACCAAAATTTAATATTTTAGCGCAAAAAGAAAACAGAGAAAGTTTCCTTCGAACTCTAAAAGAAGAGCACATGGTATTGGGGAGAACCTATCAAAGCAAAGTGCTCAATACGATTGCTTTTCCGCTACGTAAAGCCATGAGAGACAAAGACGGCAAGGTTGTCTTTGTCCTGTCTACCGTTGTCGACCTTAATAAAGCGTTTGATTTTCTGATCAACAAGAAAAACACCCAATTTAGTAGTGACCTCTACATATTCAGAGAGCACGACCATTATTTTCAGATGGTTCTGACTAAAGGCCTCGTAGACCCGTCAATTTACAGTTACCAGATTCCCGATAGTGAACGAAGCCGTGCGATTGAATCATTAGAATCTGAGTTGGGTATTTCCTATCAGACGATAAAAGATAAAGAGTTAGACATTATTATCGACAGCCACCAGCCAACGTTAGACGCAAACAATCCATCTGACGAAAATACTAAAGCGGTCAGCAAATACATACCTGACTATGGTTTGTGGGTCGAAGCCAAAATCGATGACGCGTCGATACGTAGCCTGTTTTTAAATAAAGCAAAGACGCTCATTATCGTCTTTGTTGGTTCATTGCTCTTTATTTTTATACTGTTTCGCGGCATCGCAATCAGTGAACAGAGGAAAAAAGCCGCCCTGCAGTATCAGGCAAATCATGATTACCTTACCGAATTACATAATCGATATTACCTAGATCAACAGCTAGTCCGATCCGGTACTGAAACACCCTTTTTTATGATCTTCATCGATCTGGACAACTTCAAAGCCATAAACGACGGTTATGGGCATGAGTTAGGCGACAAAGTTCTCAAAAGCGTTGCCCAGCGACTTAAAGTATTTGTTAGCGACAGCGATTTACTAATCCGATATAGCGGCGACGAATTTATCATCGTCGTCTACAACGAAATACATCAAACGATCGTGACACGATGTGAGAACATTCTGTCGAGTTTTGAACAGCCTTGCGTCATAGACGATTACAGCTTCGTACTCAGTGCCAGTATAGGCGTCGCGGCGTATCCAGAAGATGGTACCGATCTGGATGAACTCAAACGTTATGCGGATCTCGCTATGTACGAGTCTAAAAAAACACTTAACACGATTACGTTTTTCCAAGAGGACTTTAGAGAAGCTTATAAGTATCGAGCCCAAATGGAACAAGAGCTTAAACAGGCAATCGTACTCGACGAATTTTATATGGTGTATCAACCTCAAATAATGCGAAACGGCGGTCTGTTTGGCGTTGAAGCGTTGGTTCGCTGGGAAAACAAAACACTCGGAATGGTGCCGCCCGACAAATTCATTCCAGTCGCCGAATCGAGTGGTGCCATACTAGCGATTGGCGACTTTATTATAGAAAGATCCTTTCAAGACATTGTGGAAGTGCAGCGTGATACTGGCATTAACATCTCAGTTTCTATCAATATTTCGATCAAGCAATTTCAACACAAACACTTTCTCAATAAGCTGGTTAAGCTTATTGAGAAACATGCTTTCATCTATGTCGAGCTTGTCTTGGAAGTAACCGAAAATCTATTCATTGATGATGTGATCGGCATCCAAGCGATTATGCATAAAATCAAGAGCAAGGGCATTCGGATATCGCTTGATGATTTCGGTACAGGGTATTCTTCCCTTAGTTTATTAAGCCACCTCCCTATCGACGAACTTAAAATCGATAAAAGCTTTATCTCAGAAATCACAACCGACCCAAAAACACGCGCAATGGTAGAAGGCATTATAGCCATTGCTCAGCAACTCAACTTCACAACCGTCGTGGAAGGTGTCGAGACAGAAGAACAGCGCCAAATACTACAAAGCCTTGAATGTGATATCTTCCAAGGTTACCACTTTTCCAAACCGCTCAAAGTACATGACCTCAAAACATTCATTCAGTCACCGACTGTTATTGTGTCTCCTACTCCACCGGGTATTTCTCCACCGGATACGTCTCCACCACACAATGAATAA
- a CDS encoding IPT/TIG domain-containing protein has protein sequence MSNNNTAPTINSLNPKFSGLVGGVRVTITGTNLSNINAVNFDEAGATMVGSPTDSAIVVIAPNTGTAGSVDVTLIDTSGKHHAFSDQFTYELPQVLSVVPSSGSLQGGETVTLKGKYLSGALAVNFGVLGASNVNVISDTEVTVTNAGAPKDESVQVQAIVQGQPSTKTATFTYSAADAAPVPMVFKALDTDSTYIQFITDKSLDGFYYDSTGDKVSLSANTAYPLSSLVSTKAIVSGAPTGVPAVAVREFSGRVYVNFGSQGLQGLSTEYTPSASNPLDANYDVRYQYYEPTIKNGQLNIDLSYIDFTSISLSLKAKNAPNASNPNQLSVSSSRLAAATGNSASSANASVLPNANDQLPSANFARVISPQLSQTVCYHDFSKYLLALNGTSARIAGTYVGTGDQPSGNPETQAQSYDYTATFSIKQDKTTKAISGSVTLVPSTDSGNGCAAGVPAVQQGLGVGPSTGNIVLDYADLNAATGIYGCNAPYTLNGGAKTAGITNDVYGQVVGDLFSGLNFGYIGSSELFNGAPINTLCSTEWWGGVMPDGTNVVSGSTPGGTGMYFGGVQSDSDFYNSYAGSIATLTAGYGFPLQDRLGKNLMAMNTETDQSAYLEVWIDQEVT, from the coding sequence ATGAGTAACAATAATACAGCTCCGACGATAAACTCCCTTAATCCGAAATTTTCTGGGTTAGTAGGCGGTGTCAGGGTCACAATAACGGGAACAAACCTATCAAATATTAATGCGGTTAATTTTGACGAAGCGGGAGCGACAATGGTTGGGTCACCGACGGACTCAGCTATTGTCGTCATTGCTCCGAATACCGGCACAGCGGGTAGTGTGGATGTTACGTTAATTGATACATCTGGAAAGCACCATGCGTTTAGCGATCAGTTTACCTATGAGTTGCCACAAGTTTTGTCGGTGGTTCCAAGCTCAGGGTCACTGCAAGGCGGCGAGACGGTGACATTGAAAGGGAAATATCTAAGCGGAGCGCTCGCCGTCAATTTCGGTGTATTGGGTGCCTCAAACGTCAATGTAATTAGCGATACCGAGGTAACGGTGACCAATGCGGGCGCTCCTAAGGACGAATCGGTGCAAGTACAGGCCATTGTTCAGGGTCAGCCATCAACAAAAACAGCGACGTTTACGTACAGTGCAGCAGATGCTGCTCCGGTGCCCATGGTATTCAAAGCACTGGATACAGACTCAACTTATATCCAGTTTATTACCGATAAAAGCCTTGACGGATTCTATTATGATTCAACTGGCGATAAGGTGTCATTGTCCGCAAACACCGCTTACCCATTGTCGAGTTTAGTGAGTACCAAAGCCATTGTGTCGGGGGCGCCGACTGGTGTACCTGCTGTTGCGGTAAGAGAATTTTCGGGTCGAGTGTATGTAAACTTTGGGTCTCAAGGGCTGCAAGGGTTAAGTACCGAGTATACTCCGAGTGCGTCAAACCCACTCGATGCAAATTACGATGTTCGTTACCAATACTACGAACCTACTATTAAAAACGGGCAGTTGAATATCGATTTGTCCTACATTGATTTTACGTCGATCTCGCTTTCATTGAAGGCTAAGAACGCGCCTAACGCAAGTAACCCGAATCAGTTGAGTGTGTCGAGTTCAAGATTGGCAGCGGCAACAGGAAATTCGGCGTCATCAGCAAATGCGTCTGTATTGCCGAATGCGAACGACCAATTGCCAAGTGCCAATTTTGCACGTGTGATCAGTCCTCAGCTTTCTCAAACCGTGTGCTATCACGACTTCTCTAAGTATCTGCTTGCGCTGAATGGCACAAGCGCTCGAATAGCGGGAACCTATGTTGGTACAGGAGATCAACCGTCAGGTAACCCAGAAACGCAAGCGCAGAGTTATGACTACACGGCTACCTTTAGCATCAAGCAAGATAAAACGACTAAGGCTATTTCTGGGAGCGTGACGCTTGTGCCGAGCACCGATTCTGGCAATGGCTGTGCGGCGGGCGTTCCAGCTGTTCAACAAGGGCTGGGGGTTGGGCCGAGCACTGGTAATATCGTTTTAGATTATGCCGACTTAAATGCGGCGACAGGGATCTACGGCTGTAATGCGCCCTATACGCTTAATGGTGGCGCGAAAACGGCAGGCATAACCAACGATGTTTACGGTCAAGTAGTTGGTGATTTGTTCTCAGGGTTGAACTTTGGGTACATTGGCTCTTCTGAGTTATTTAATGGTGCACCTATCAATACGCTATGCAGTACTGAGTGGTGGGGCGGTGTCATGCCCGATGGGACGAATGTGGTGTCTGGGTCGACTCCAGGTGGTACAGGAATGTATTTTGGAGGTGTCCAAAGTGATTCCGATTTTTATAACAGTTATGCTGGCAGTATCGCGACACTCACTGCAGGTTATGGGTTCCCGCTTCAGGATCGATTAGGGAAAAACCTCATGGCTATGAATACGGAAACGGATCAGAGTGCCTACTTAGAAGTTTGGATCGATCAAGAAGTAACATAG
- a CDS encoding T6SS phospholipase effector Tle1-like catalytic domain-containing protein, whose protein sequence is MRIRDFILSRGYSLNPLEWVATYAYPAQMDQFRVEFSHLHFFIIESGGQVRFLERHKPTLSGRVYEVRQKEISDSPKPAKPREKLNRPAPVYVRDEYPQTNEAAGVIPTPSDRSKYFAQLTYQYPGEGTVQVPYHIHSGEQTFTGGSLSASRIPLQEDGDVTYELGEPVTSVQWQEHRRAIEQTVAALSQRIVELQPKPYHNWPRKVQRLHLIDNGLIEPGDSSHMDESLFKDESLLHNAFEYARITWNERRIYKPERFTKAFIQSLEQGVTLDAFSHYLSSSFGIQYSSGPAVGLHLANAFLDLIYILDKPSLLESLYSTARHHQISKPDEWIKETVLVALLCQKASLIMSRPENNQLIAFHELRALGRTLHEGVRLIRQQNLVRTLTAPVSQPQTLIVPVPSINPRQWHYEAGPDHSLPERTFRIGVFFDGTGQNRINDEYKEKRGDTSRTNVARLFELYPIIPGRSDKIYIQGIGTLDLDDLTPEARAAIIDEGDDLCLNSSVSGFGDEGSVYCKWQLLLKSYRKLIKSLSDEGHYHAITHIEFDVFGFSRGAALARHFVNALQAGLPDYEAPNTGGSEYDYAYARYGKPLKNTIDSTIEPNLLGQPEPFVYDKDRVPLSIDRHRRHTVRFVGLFDSVGSFVMPGDDDDDPFELSLKAHQAKRIYQITACYEYRKNFPLTSVFTKGRARPDNIFEEAFPGCHTDVGGGYPYRDQYFNTKLPEYYEVPVITSYNRELEKVGASEEYHPRSGSQITSDRIRKQYEQEWRAQCEREYADGHAGATGVVKAWRGHYYFYRIYPVNVSLAGLSMLRMKQQGHVMGIEWLEEDYDKVKNTDFHSHAFIPKLWKYLKTFPIGTIQEVNWQGVAWHTDVHRSHELSISPGYDSFIKKNVDGIDNRTQFIIQEPMPVHLRPRPIRRIFDND, encoded by the coding sequence GTGCGTATCCGGGATTTTATCCTTAGTCGAGGGTATTCTCTTAATCCACTTGAATGGGTTGCTACCTATGCCTACCCCGCTCAGATGGATCAGTTCAGGGTTGAGTTCAGTCACCTGCACTTTTTTATTATTGAAAGTGGCGGTCAAGTTCGCTTCTTAGAGCGTCACAAGCCGACCTTATCTGGCCGTGTGTACGAAGTACGTCAAAAAGAAATCAGCGATTCCCCTAAGCCTGCCAAACCCAGAGAAAAGCTAAATCGACCTGCGCCCGTCTATGTCAGGGATGAGTACCCACAGACTAACGAGGCCGCCGGTGTCATACCCACCCCTAGTGATCGCAGCAAGTATTTTGCGCAACTGACTTACCAATACCCTGGAGAGGGCACAGTACAAGTTCCCTATCATATCCACTCAGGCGAGCAGACGTTTACAGGGGGAAGCTTATCAGCCTCTCGCATTCCCTTACAGGAAGATGGCGATGTCACCTATGAGTTAGGCGAACCAGTGACATCAGTGCAATGGCAAGAGCACCGAAGAGCCATAGAACAAACGGTGGCTGCTCTCTCGCAACGTATTGTTGAGCTGCAGCCTAAGCCATACCATAACTGGCCTAGAAAGGTTCAACGGTTGCACCTGATCGATAATGGATTGATTGAACCGGGTGACTCATCCCATATGGATGAATCGTTATTTAAAGACGAGTCTCTTCTGCATAACGCTTTTGAATACGCGCGCATCACCTGGAACGAGAGGCGCATTTATAAGCCAGAACGTTTTACAAAAGCCTTTATTCAGAGTTTGGAGCAAGGGGTAACGCTTGATGCGTTCTCCCACTATCTTTCTTCAAGTTTCGGAATCCAATATTCTTCAGGCCCTGCTGTTGGGTTGCATTTAGCCAACGCTTTTTTGGATCTGATTTACATACTCGACAAACCATCCCTCTTGGAATCGCTGTATTCCACCGCCCGCCACCATCAAATTAGTAAGCCAGATGAGTGGATCAAAGAGACGGTACTCGTTGCGCTTCTTTGTCAAAAAGCAAGCTTGATAATGAGCCGCCCTGAGAACAACCAGCTCATAGCATTCCATGAGCTGCGCGCGTTAGGGCGTACATTGCATGAAGGTGTGCGTTTAATACGCCAACAAAATCTTGTAAGAACTCTGACAGCGCCTGTTTCTCAGCCTCAAACCCTTATTGTCCCTGTACCGAGTATTAACCCTCGCCAATGGCATTACGAAGCAGGACCAGATCATTCCCTTCCTGAGCGTACCTTTAGGATTGGTGTATTCTTTGACGGAACAGGGCAAAACCGTATCAATGACGAATATAAGGAGAAACGAGGAGATACCAGCCGTACCAATGTGGCACGGTTGTTCGAGTTATACCCTATTATTCCGGGACGTTCCGATAAGATCTATATACAAGGAATTGGCACTCTGGATTTGGACGATCTAACGCCCGAAGCGCGTGCGGCGATCATCGACGAAGGCGACGATCTGTGTCTTAATTCCAGCGTATCGGGCTTCGGGGACGAAGGCAGCGTCTACTGCAAATGGCAATTACTGCTTAAGTCGTACCGTAAGTTAATAAAAAGTTTATCGGACGAAGGCCATTATCACGCTATTACCCATATCGAATTTGATGTGTTTGGCTTTAGTCGTGGAGCGGCGTTAGCCCGCCATTTTGTCAATGCTCTGCAAGCTGGCTTGCCAGATTACGAAGCGCCAAATACGGGAGGTTCTGAATACGACTATGCATATGCAAGATACGGTAAACCTTTGAAAAACACTATCGACTCGACCATTGAGCCCAACTTATTAGGGCAGCCCGAACCTTTTGTATACGATAAAGATCGAGTGCCTTTATCAATAGACCGCCATCGTCGCCACACAGTGCGTTTTGTAGGGTTGTTTGATTCGGTTGGTTCGTTTGTCATGCCGGGAGACGATGACGATGACCCCTTTGAACTGAGCCTAAAAGCCCATCAGGCAAAACGTATTTATCAGATTACAGCTTGTTACGAATACCGCAAAAACTTCCCACTGACCTCAGTCTTTACGAAAGGCCGAGCGCGTCCTGATAATATATTTGAAGAGGCTTTTCCGGGTTGTCATACCGATGTCGGTGGTGGTTACCCCTACCGAGATCAATACTTCAATACCAAGCTGCCCGAATACTATGAAGTGCCTGTCATAACCAGTTACAACCGAGAGTTAGAAAAGGTCGGGGCATCGGAGGAGTATCATCCCCGTTCCGGCAGTCAAATAACCAGTGACCGTATCAGAAAGCAATATGAGCAGGAATGGCGTGCCCAATGTGAACGTGAGTATGCAGACGGTCACGCCGGAGCGACGGGAGTCGTCAAAGCGTGGAGAGGCCATTACTACTTTTACCGAATTTACCCAGTCAACGTTAGCTTAGCGGGGCTCAGCATGTTGCGAATGAAGCAACAAGGGCACGTCATGGGGATAGAATGGCTAGAAGAGGATTATGATAAAGTTAAAAATACAGATTTCCATAGCCATGCTTTCATACCCAAACTGTGGAAATATTTAAAGACCTTTCCAATTGGCACAATTCAAGAAGTAAACTGGCAGGGCGTTGCGTGGCATACCGATGTACATCGTTCCCATGAGTTAAGCATCAGCCCAGGATACGATAGCTTCATTAAAAAAAATGTAGACGGAATTGATAATCGTACTCAGTTTATTATACAAGAACCGATGCCTGTACATTTGCGCCCCCGACCCATAAGAAGGATCTTTGATAATGACTAA
- a CDS encoding TAXI family TRAP transporter solute-binding subunit, whose product MGGVKFLAVDTSLFAKAAMQSVSPAFYFTQVSPAPHFIGIQEPMSMVTWDNVLLVGANVPDETVLNLLMKTKTR is encoded by the coding sequence GTGGGTGGCGTAAAATTCCTTGCGGTTGATACAAGTCTATTTGCTAAAGCGGCCATGCAATCCGTTAGCCCTGCATTTTATTTCACCCAAGTATCACCTGCACCGCATTTTATTGGCATTCAAGAACCCATGTCTATGGTTACGTGGGACAATGTCCTACTGGTTGGTGCCAACGTACCGGATGAAACCGTCTTAAATCTATTAATGAAAACAAAGACGCGTTAA
- a CDS encoding TAXI family TRAP transporter solute-binding subunit translates to MLKVYKPLFCATITSLILCNSAFATENISIASTPKGSVWNTMSNAISKVTHDKTGMTTSVQALSGYQTITDAVQNETADFAINDVNDAMIAREGKGIYHGIKHTNLRIATRISPLQIGIFVRTDSDIHSIADLRGKIVASGWNGFPLGRTHMSAILATSGLDWDAVEEVPVHSILDAADALAEDKVDATNLAVGGPKVA, encoded by the coding sequence ATGTTAAAAGTCTATAAACCGCTTTTCTGCGCGACCATCACCTCTCTGATCTTATGCAACAGCGCATTCGCCACAGAGAACATATCCATTGCATCGACACCAAAAGGTTCTGTATGGAACACCATGAGTAACGCAATCTCCAAAGTAACCCATGACAAAACAGGTATGACAACATCCGTTCAGGCGCTTAGCGGTTATCAAACCATAACCGACGCGGTGCAGAATGAAACCGCAGATTTCGCCATCAATGATGTTAACGACGCCATGATTGCTCGTGAAGGAAAAGGGATTTATCACGGTATAAAACATACAAACTTACGCATAGCGACACGCATTAGCCCTCTGCAAATTGGTATCTTTGTACGTACCGATTCCGACATTCATTCTATTGCAGATTTAAGAGGGAAAATAGTCGCCTCGGGCTGGAATGGGTTTCCGCTCGGCAGAACCCACATGTCAGCCATATTGGCAACCAGTGGGTTAGATTGGGATGCAGTAGAGGAAGTTCCCGTTCACAGCATTCTTGATGCAGCCGATGCACTCGCCGAGGATAAAGTAGACGCCACCAATTTGGCTGTTGGCGGCCCTAAGGTCGCTTAA
- a CDS encoding diguanylate cyclase domain-containing protein, giving the protein MLKDMRITHKLPLVMIIFALISALTTGVVAYYHAVEAIEDQAESKLYALLESRKSSLDHYFDTIQRDIVYHSNSHLVKRALRDFGQAWEQLPDDKMTYLQTQYITLNPFPKGREASLLRAEDGSLYSTSHEENHADFTAFIEAGAFYDVFLINKRGDVIYTAKKENDFATNLKDGPWSNSGLADVFNKVIEHPSSTLRFSDFSPHTPSQNAPAGFIATAVTDDDSQLLGVFVVQLSIEKLDKVMHVQAGMGNTGETYLVGKDHLMRSNSRFFEGRSILQIEVNTSPVNSALKGEEGVTVALDYRNERVFSAYKPFDVMGHRWAILAEVDEYEVLEPVFELNRLLLLAGGIIATAIALVGYLLSADLSSPIMSMTEAMKKLAKNDLSVNISVNQRKDEVGSMALALIEFKNFAIEREALRERLSHMAKHDTLTGLPNRDYIMSYISDTLAEDEQRGLTAMFADLDGFKKVNDDLGHQAGDELLRQVSERLKHSVREGDVVGRIGGDEFVIILPDVIHETEAENIAHKILQSVKQPYQIEGDQAHVGISIGAASYPNHTDDLDELLKIADAAMYHSKRTGKHRFVYHVS; this is encoded by the coding sequence TTGCTTAAAGACATGAGAATTACCCATAAACTGCCTTTGGTAATGATTATCTTCGCGCTTATTTCTGCGCTTACGACGGGGGTGGTGGCGTACTATCATGCAGTCGAAGCAATAGAGGATCAAGCCGAATCTAAGCTATATGCGTTGCTAGAATCTAGGAAATCTTCTCTTGATCATTACTTTGACACCATCCAGAGAGATATTGTCTACCATTCCAATAGCCACCTTGTGAAACGTGCTTTGCGAGATTTCGGTCAGGCGTGGGAGCAGCTGCCTGACGACAAAATGACTTACCTACAAACTCAATATATCACGCTGAACCCTTTTCCTAAGGGCCGTGAAGCCAGCTTGTTGCGAGCGGAAGATGGTTCACTGTATTCAACGTCTCATGAGGAAAACCACGCAGATTTCACCGCTTTTATCGAGGCTGGGGCGTTCTACGATGTTTTTTTGATAAACAAGCGTGGGGATGTGATCTACACAGCCAAAAAAGAAAATGATTTTGCAACGAACCTTAAAGATGGCCCTTGGTCAAATAGTGGGTTAGCGGATGTGTTTAACAAGGTAATAGAGCACCCTTCGTCGACATTACGTTTTTCGGATTTCTCTCCTCATACACCAAGCCAGAATGCACCGGCTGGCTTTATTGCGACGGCTGTGACGGACGATGATAGTCAATTACTTGGTGTGTTTGTGGTTCAGTTGTCGATTGAAAAGCTAGACAAAGTCATGCATGTTCAAGCTGGAATGGGAAACACTGGTGAAACTTATCTCGTAGGGAAAGACCACTTGATGAGAAGTAATTCACGTTTTTTTGAAGGTCGTAGTATTTTACAAATTGAAGTAAACACCTCGCCAGTAAACAGCGCATTAAAGGGAGAAGAGGGCGTCACGGTGGCGTTGGATTATCGCAACGAACGGGTTTTTTCAGCCTATAAACCATTTGATGTGATGGGGCATCGTTGGGCGATTTTAGCCGAAGTGGACGAATATGAAGTATTGGAACCCGTATTTGAATTGAATAGATTGTTGCTATTGGCGGGCGGTATTATTGCTACTGCCATTGCGTTAGTTGGCTATCTGCTGTCTGCCGATTTATCGTCGCCCATTATGTCTATGACGGAGGCCATGAAGAAGCTTGCCAAGAATGACTTGTCCGTCAATATCTCAGTGAATCAGCGTAAAGATGAGGTGGGCTCTATGGCGTTAGCACTTATTGAGTTTAAAAACTTTGCGATAGAGCGAGAAGCCTTAAGAGAGCGACTTAGCCACATGGCAAAGCACGATACATTGACCGGACTGCCTAATAGAGACTACATCATGTCGTATATTAGCGACACGTTAGCAGAAGATGAACAACGAGGCTTGACGGCCATGTTTGCGGACCTAGATGGGTTCAAAAAGGTCAACGACGATTTAGGTCATCAGGCAGGCGATGAATTATTGAGGCAAGTAAGTGAGCGCCTGAAACACAGTGTTCGAGAAGGGGACGTCGTCGGGCGAATAGGTGGTGATGAGTTCGTGATTATTTTGCCGGATGTAATCCATGAAACGGAGGCCGAAAACATTGCGCATAAAATTCTTCAAAGTGTAAAGCAACCGTATCAGATAGAAGGCGATCAGGCTCATGTTGGTATTAGCATTGGTGCTGCCTCTTATCCGAATCATACGGATGATCTTGATGAGCTGCTTAAAATTGCCGATGCTGCCATGTATCACTCCAAGCGTACTGGCAAGCATCGTTTTGTGTATCACGTAAGCTAA
- a CDS encoding FAD-dependent monooxygenase, translating to MSVAIVGAGIGGLTTALFLEKLGVSVQVFEQSPEIKPIGAGIILAHNAMQVFDKLGFKESLTDLGNPLTSINIATEKLEVLNRIETLHFDRKYGANSVAIQRGILQRFLIDKLQTKCLNLNKKVVDFKTGERNTIVFSDGDKSVFDVVIAADGIQSMIRKKTFDRSVIRSPNQVCWRGISNAKLPMQFDTELNELWGKGSRFGFVNISKNEVYWYALHNGHDQIEKSDLLAYFQDYDPVVNSVISATKADKIFKSDIYDLKPISSWFKGNVCLLGDAAHATTPNMGQGACQAIEDAYVLSHYISQYDAAVAFSKYQGVRKAKADMIVNLSWKFGMMSQIQNPIARALRNLSMKAIPAKYNVKQSDKIYQLAEL from the coding sequence ATGAGCGTTGCGATAGTGGGAGCAGGGATCGGCGGACTGACTACGGCATTGTTTTTAGAAAAGCTTGGTGTTTCAGTTCAGGTTTTTGAACAATCTCCAGAAATAAAGCCTATTGGTGCTGGTATTATTTTGGCTCACAATGCCATGCAGGTCTTTGATAAATTGGGATTTAAAGAATCACTCACTGATTTAGGTAACCCGTTAACCTCGATTAACATTGCCACTGAAAAATTAGAGGTCCTCAATAGAATTGAAACGCTGCATTTTGATAGAAAGTATGGCGCCAATAGCGTTGCGATTCAGCGTGGTATTTTACAGCGATTTTTAATTGATAAGCTTCAAACGAAATGTCTCAACCTCAACAAAAAAGTCGTCGACTTCAAAACAGGCGAAAGGAACACAATCGTATTTTCCGATGGTGATAAAAGCGTGTTTGATGTCGTTATTGCGGCTGATGGCATTCAATCAATGATTAGGAAAAAAACGTTCGACAGAAGCGTTATTCGTAGCCCAAATCAGGTCTGTTGGAGAGGAATCTCAAATGCAAAATTACCAATGCAATTCGACACGGAATTGAACGAGTTGTGGGGGAAAGGTTCTAGGTTTGGCTTTGTTAACATTTCTAAAAACGAAGTGTATTGGTACGCTTTACATAATGGCCATGATCAGATCGAAAAGAGCGATTTATTGGCGTATTTTCAAGATTACGATCCAGTCGTAAATAGCGTCATATCGGCGACAAAGGCTGACAAAATATTTAAAAGTGATATCTACGATTTGAAGCCGATCTCTTCTTGGTTTAAAGGTAACGTTTGTCTATTGGGGGACGCCGCTCACGCCACGACACCTAACATGGGCCAAGGTGCATGCCAAGCAATAGAAGACGCTTATGTACTTAGCCACTACATCAGTCAATACGACGCTGCTGTTGCTTTCTCTAAATATCAAGGCGTAAGAAAAGCTAAGGCAGACATGATTGTAAATTTAAGTTGGAAGTTTGGAATGATGTCACAGATTCAAAATCCAATTGCCAGAGCACTGAGAAACCTATCAATGAAGGCTATTCCTGCTAAATATAATGTAAAGCAGTCAGACAAAATCTATCAATTAGCGGAACTTTAA